In Terriglobus sp. TAA 43, a single window of DNA contains:
- a CDS encoding DUF2252 domain-containing protein, with translation MAKSKNVPAKKSSKPRTKVSGNAKVIVSEPIISFEGDHPLEERRAAGKALRDKLPREEHANWGREANSPSAVDIVMAGNKGRLEKYVPLRLARMAASPFAFYRGAAAVMASDLAHTPVSGLMAVIDGDAHINNFGLYGTPQRDIIFDLNDFDEATVGPWEWDLKRLVASVNLAGRENGLNLRERGAAVRRAVRGYRDNLDRLSKLGVLETWYLHAYPGRENPLIRVDPKSRAVWAKAVAKAGRQTNQTFLNKVAEKVNGKWRFKEEPPILTRVDSSTRNAVEKALIEYADTLNLERKFMLSRYRIVDVAHRIVGVGSVGTRAYLALLFGNGDIDPLFLQVKEAIVPALAPYIERRESAKISQEGERIVTGQRALQASTDVMLGWTQIDGRPFFVRQMKNMKGSIPIEWLSGDAFNFYVWVCGAILARAHARTTDAALLSGYCGNSGVLDDALATFAESYGDQTVRDHAALVEAVKNDRAVQQMMGI, from the coding sequence ATGGCTAAGTCAAAAAATGTTCCCGCGAAGAAGTCTTCAAAGCCTCGCACCAAGGTTTCAGGTAATGCGAAGGTGATTGTTTCCGAACCCATTATTTCCTTTGAAGGGGACCACCCTCTTGAGGAACGACGTGCTGCTGGCAAGGCGCTGCGCGACAAACTGCCGCGTGAGGAGCATGCGAACTGGGGGCGGGAGGCGAATTCTCCTAGTGCCGTAGATATTGTGATGGCCGGCAATAAAGGGCGTTTGGAGAAGTATGTGCCGCTACGCCTGGCTCGTATGGCTGCGTCACCCTTCGCTTTCTATCGTGGAGCGGCGGCTGTCATGGCCTCTGATCTCGCTCATACGCCAGTGAGCGGGTTGATGGCTGTGATTGACGGTGATGCACACATCAACAACTTCGGTTTGTACGGCACGCCGCAGCGAGACATCATCTTCGATCTGAATGATTTTGACGAAGCCACGGTTGGCCCGTGGGAATGGGATTTGAAGCGTCTTGTTGCCAGTGTCAATCTGGCAGGACGTGAAAACGGTCTCAACCTCCGCGAACGTGGTGCTGCGGTACGCCGCGCGGTACGTGGTTATCGTGACAATCTTGATCGACTGTCGAAGCTTGGGGTTCTGGAAACCTGGTATCTGCATGCTTACCCCGGCCGCGAAAATCCGTTGATACGGGTTGATCCGAAATCCAGAGCAGTATGGGCGAAGGCAGTCGCCAAGGCGGGGCGCCAAACGAATCAGACATTCCTGAATAAGGTGGCTGAGAAGGTGAATGGCAAATGGCGGTTCAAAGAGGAGCCTCCCATCTTGACTCGCGTTGATTCATCTACTCGCAACGCTGTTGAGAAGGCTCTTATCGAATATGCCGATACGCTGAACCTTGAACGCAAGTTCATGCTTTCGCGCTACAGGATCGTCGACGTTGCGCATCGCATCGTTGGTGTTGGGAGCGTTGGAACCAGAGCCTACCTGGCCCTGTTGTTCGGGAATGGAGATATTGATCCACTCTTCCTGCAGGTGAAAGAAGCCATCGTTCCAGCTCTTGCCCCCTATATCGAGCGCCGCGAAAGCGCGAAAATATCCCAGGAAGGAGAGCGCATTGTCACGGGGCAACGGGCTCTCCAGGCGTCAACGGATGTGATGCTTGGTTGGACTCAAATCGACGGTCGGCCCTTCTTCGTACGCCAGATGAAAAATATGAAGGGGTCAATCCCAATCGAATGGCTTTCGGGAGACGCTTTTAACTTCTATGTGTGGGTATGCGGCGCCATCCTCGCTCGTGCGCATGCACGCACGACAGACGCTGCATTGCTTTCAGGCTATTGCGGAAACTCCGGAGTTCTTGATGATGCACTTGCAACTTTCGCCGAGTCGTACGGCGACCAAACTGTGCGTGATCATGCTGCCTTGGTTGAAGCAGTTAAGAACGATAGGGCGGT